One Microbacterium sp. W4I20 DNA window includes the following coding sequences:
- a CDS encoding DedA family protein: MEDFIPWLIDFMRSIDPVARTLIAGVAVLLETSVLIGLVVPGDTVVLVASIGITGPAQAAAMIVAVLVGALIGESIGFWLGRWIGPHIRSSWVGRRVGEKNWVRAERYLARRGGIAIFLSRFLPVLHSLVPLTVGMSHFSYRRFLAWTAPACLLWATAYVSITSLAAGSFDELADKVHYAGYIFVGIIAVFLLAVFLGKKLLHRLESRHLEDDGAESDADVKD, translated from the coding sequence GTGGAGGACTTCATACCGTGGCTGATCGACTTCATGCGTTCGATCGACCCGGTCGCCCGCACACTCATCGCGGGTGTGGCGGTCCTTCTCGAGACCAGCGTCCTGATCGGGCTCGTCGTCCCGGGCGACACGGTCGTCCTGGTCGCCTCCATCGGGATCACGGGCCCGGCGCAGGCTGCAGCGATGATCGTCGCCGTGCTGGTCGGCGCCCTGATCGGTGAGAGCATCGGCTTCTGGCTGGGGCGGTGGATCGGTCCGCACATCCGGTCCTCCTGGGTGGGGCGTCGAGTCGGGGAGAAGAACTGGGTGCGCGCCGAGCGCTACCTCGCCCGTCGAGGCGGCATCGCCATCTTCCTGTCGCGCTTCCTTCCGGTATTGCACTCCCTCGTTCCCCTCACCGTGGGGATGAGCCACTTCTCGTACCGCCGCTTCCTCGCCTGGACGGCGCCGGCCTGCCTGCTGTGGGCGACGGCATACGTCAGCATCACCTCTCTCGCCGCCGGAAGCTTCGATGAGCTCGCCGACAAGGTCCACTACGCCGGGTACATCTTCGTGGGCATCATCGCCGTCTTCCTCCTGGCGGTGTTCCTCGGCAAGAAACTGCTGCATCGCCTCGAATCCCGTCACCTGGAGGACGACGGAGCGGAGTCGGACGCCGACGTGAAAGACTGA
- a CDS encoding glycoside hydrolase family 3 N-terminal domain-containing protein, whose product MPRRRSWAAVVLFAVAGAVCAAPSAAAMTAGSADHATAAEETAVASADSLGDHAASLVASMTVEEQAATVVMGHIGGTDPAALRSYMAAGFGGFILMGANIPDSEAALQNVTAALTTDAALPPLIAVDQEGGIVSRLNGDDYPASTTLKERPVADTTAAFAARGSLVARSGITVNFGTVADVTDDAGSFIYGRALGTDPQSAAERVAAATTAQEPFVASTLKHFPGHGAAPGDSHRAIPDSSMSLKEWRSTEAKPFAAGIDAGASLLMFGHLAYTAVDSAPASLSPAWHEIARDELGFDGVIVTDDLGMLLSSGDPAYADPVANGVAALAAGSDLLLVIAGSDAGTAGRMTAGIAAAVDSGALSAERLEEAAIRVVTLRLRLSAATTQWTQCPDCDPAD is encoded by the coding sequence ATGCCGCGTCGACGCAGCTGGGCAGCCGTCGTGCTGTTCGCCGTGGCGGGAGCGGTGTGCGCAGCGCCGAGTGCCGCGGCGATGACTGCGGGGTCGGCTGACCACGCGACGGCAGCAGAAGAGACGGCTGTCGCATCAGCGGACTCCCTGGGCGACCACGCGGCATCCCTCGTTGCCTCGATGACGGTGGAAGAGCAGGCGGCGACCGTCGTCATGGGACACATCGGCGGCACCGACCCCGCGGCGTTGCGGTCGTACATGGCCGCAGGCTTCGGTGGCTTCATCTTGATGGGGGCGAACATCCCCGATTCCGAGGCCGCCCTCCAGAACGTCACGGCCGCCCTCACGACCGACGCCGCGCTGCCGCCGCTGATCGCGGTGGACCAGGAGGGCGGCATCGTGTCGCGCCTGAACGGCGACGACTATCCTGCGTCGACCACGCTGAAGGAGCGCCCGGTCGCCGACACGACGGCAGCGTTCGCCGCACGCGGTTCCCTGGTCGCGCGCTCCGGCATCACGGTGAACTTCGGCACCGTCGCCGATGTCACCGACGACGCAGGCTCGTTCATCTACGGACGTGCTCTCGGCACGGACCCGCAGAGCGCCGCCGAGCGGGTGGCCGCAGCGACGACGGCGCAGGAGCCGTTCGTCGCCTCGACCCTCAAGCACTTCCCTGGACACGGTGCCGCGCCCGGCGACTCGCACCGTGCCATCCCCGACTCCTCGATGAGCCTGAAGGAGTGGCGGTCGACCGAGGCGAAGCCGTTCGCCGCCGGCATCGATGCGGGTGCCTCGTTGCTGATGTTCGGACACCTGGCATACACCGCAGTCGACAGCGCTCCGGCATCCCTCTCACCGGCCTGGCACGAGATCGCCAGAGACGAACTCGGCTTCGACGGCGTCATCGTGACCGACGACCTCGGCATGCTGCTGTCGTCGGGTGACCCGGCCTACGCCGATCCGGTCGCGAACGGGGTGGCCGCCTTGGCGGCCGGCTCCGACCTCCTCCTGGTGATCGCGGGGTCCGACGCCGGTACAGCGGGGCGGATGACCGCCGGCATCGCCGCCGCCGTCGACTCGGGGGCCCTCTCGGCGGAGAGGCTCGAAGAAGCCGCCATCCGTGTGGTGACCCTGCGACTGCGTCTCTCTGCCGCGACGACGCAGTGGACGCAGTGCCCTGACTGCGACCCGGCGGACTGA
- a CDS encoding anthranilate synthase component I family protein produces the protein MRERLSPRELSLWVEPATVFRMLEARSADVFWLDAGADAAEGWSFVGTGEPAVLPQDVRLDVPVDGQDLPPFSGGWVGWRDYESGARVAGAPVSSDAESAGPSWLRATRVVAFDHAAARVWALSAAGAVEGWAAEVASASASVPESLATSRSDLAPPSPVIADARHEPHEYAALIERCRQLIRAGTAYQLCLTTRFTVPGAHDAVTVYERLRAATPAHHGGFIRIGGRALLSASPEQFLHAAGGVLRSRPIKGTRPRSTDAAEDAALAAELAVDAKERAENVMIVDLMRNDLSRVCVPGSIRVEGLWVVESYPAVHQLVSTVSGTAAEGTTIGALLEATFPAGSMTGTPKLSAMTRLHELEGGPRGVYAGCFGYVGVDGAVDLAMVIRSIVIDEDRAVVGAGGGITWGSVAAAEVAEVATKARAPLAALGAEMPGLWGSDILN, from the coding sequence GTGCGCGAACGCCTGAGTCCCCGTGAGCTCTCCCTCTGGGTCGAGCCCGCGACGGTGTTCCGGATGCTGGAGGCTCGATCCGCCGACGTGTTCTGGCTGGATGCCGGAGCCGATGCCGCCGAGGGATGGAGCTTCGTGGGGACGGGGGAGCCCGCCGTGCTTCCGCAGGACGTGCGGCTCGACGTACCCGTCGACGGCCAGGATCTTCCGCCCTTCTCTGGTGGCTGGGTGGGCTGGCGCGACTATGAGAGCGGCGCGCGGGTCGCGGGTGCTCCGGTCTCCTCAGACGCTGAATCCGCCGGTCCCTCCTGGCTGCGCGCCACGCGGGTGGTCGCCTTCGACCATGCGGCTGCACGGGTCTGGGCGCTCAGCGCCGCAGGCGCCGTCGAGGGGTGGGCGGCCGAAGTGGCCTCGGCATCGGCATCCGTCCCCGAATCTCTCGCGACGAGCCGGTCGGACTTGGCGCCACCGTCACCCGTGATCGCCGATGCACGACATGAGCCCCACGAGTACGCCGCCCTGATCGAACGCTGCCGCCAGCTCATCCGCGCGGGGACCGCCTACCAGCTCTGCCTCACCACGCGCTTCACCGTGCCGGGGGCTCACGATGCCGTCACCGTGTACGAGCGCCTGCGTGCCGCGACCCCGGCGCACCACGGCGGGTTCATCCGCATCGGAGGACGAGCACTCCTGAGCGCGAGTCCCGAGCAGTTCCTGCACGCGGCAGGGGGAGTGCTTCGATCCCGTCCGATCAAAGGGACCCGGCCGCGGAGCACGGATGCCGCCGAGGATGCCGCGCTCGCCGCCGAACTCGCCGTCGACGCGAAGGAACGCGCGGAGAACGTCATGATCGTCGATCTGATGCGCAACGACCTCTCCCGCGTGTGCGTGCCCGGCTCGATCCGGGTGGAGGGGCTGTGGGTCGTGGAGAGCTACCCGGCCGTCCACCAGCTCGTCAGCACCGTCAGCGGCACAGCGGCCGAGGGCACGACGATCGGCGCTCTGCTCGAGGCGACCTTCCCGGCGGGGAGCATGACGGGCACGCCGAAGCTCTCGGCAATGACGCGGCTGCACGAGCTGGAGGGCGGGCCGCGCGGCGTCTACGCCGGCTGCTTCGGATACGTCGGCGTCGACGGTGCGGTGGATCTGGCGATGGTGATCCGCAGCATCGTGATCGATGAGGATCGTGCCGTCGTCGGTGCCGGAGGCGGCATCACCTGGGGATCGGTGGCCGCCGCGGAGGTCGCGGAGGTCGCGACCAAGGCGCGTGCCCCACTGGCGGCGCTGGGCGCGGAAATGCCCGGCCTCTGGGGTTCCGATATCCTGAATTGA
- a CDS encoding NAD(P)-binding domain-containing protein, whose translation MDILDSLVIGAGQAGLSASFHLTRLGISHVVLDSDARPGGAWQHRWDALTMRDVHGVAELPDDTAPPRDEQRANVAVPAYFAAYERAHDLPVIRPVQVDRVEDRNGLLAVRAHEREWTTRTLVNATGTWSHPFLPHYPGMETFLGEQLHTVDYPGPAHFIGKRVLVVGGGASAVQFLGALAPITETLWVTRREPVWRTDDFSPEAGAAAVALVEQRVAAGLPPQSVVSVTGLMLRPQEQQAERLGAYADRRPMFTRIEPDGVRWADGSFERVDVILWATGFRPAISHLAPLQLRSAAGGIQLDRHGRGTTAVADPRVQLVGYGPSASTIGANRAGRSAAKGVQRALSGVRASASPS comes from the coding sequence GTGGACATCCTCGACAGCCTCGTGATCGGTGCAGGGCAGGCCGGTCTCTCGGCATCGTTCCATCTGACGCGGCTGGGGATATCGCACGTCGTCCTGGACTCCGACGCTCGACCGGGCGGCGCGTGGCAGCACCGCTGGGATGCACTGACGATGCGGGATGTGCATGGTGTCGCCGAGCTGCCGGACGACACGGCTCCTCCGCGTGACGAACAGCGCGCGAATGTCGCGGTTCCCGCTTACTTCGCCGCGTACGAGCGCGCGCACGACCTTCCGGTGATCCGGCCCGTGCAGGTCGATCGTGTGGAGGATCGGAACGGCCTTCTCGCGGTGCGTGCGCACGAGCGGGAATGGACGACGCGCACACTCGTGAACGCGACCGGCACGTGGAGCCATCCTTTCCTTCCGCACTACCCCGGTATGGAGACGTTCCTCGGGGAGCAGCTGCACACCGTGGACTACCCGGGACCCGCGCACTTCATCGGCAAACGCGTCCTGGTGGTCGGCGGCGGGGCATCCGCGGTGCAGTTCCTCGGCGCCCTCGCACCGATCACCGAGACGCTCTGGGTCACCCGCCGCGAGCCGGTGTGGCGGACGGACGACTTCTCGCCGGAGGCCGGCGCCGCGGCGGTCGCGCTCGTCGAACAGCGAGTGGCCGCCGGTCTTCCTCCCCAGAGCGTCGTCAGCGTCACCGGGCTCATGCTCCGGCCGCAGGAGCAGCAGGCGGAGCGGCTCGGTGCGTATGCCGACCGCCGTCCGATGTTCACGAGGATCGAGCCCGACGGGGTGCGCTGGGCCGACGGATCGTTCGAACGCGTCGATGTCATCCTCTGGGCGACGGGCTTCCGGCCCGCGATCTCGCATCTCGCACCGCTGCAGCTGCGCAGCGCCGCCGGAGGGATCCAGCTCGACCGCCACGGCCGCGGCACCACGGCCGTGGCCGACCCGCGTGTGCAGCTGGTCGGCTACGGCCCCTCTGCGAGCACCATCGGAGCCAACCGGGCCGGACGATCGGCGGCGAAGGGCGTGCAGCGTGCGTTGAGCGGCGTGCGCGCTTCCGCGAGCCCCAGCTGA
- a CDS encoding App1 family protein, with the protein MASAPPAPRIHWFARLEHRLHVWREGRARRRGRVATILPFPGYGGPGWVRVVGRVLIVPPARRTRDGEPASVRGWRSFVGIPVSFAAVTVHFGDSTHQVVADRGGVIDTVIHADLEAGWQTFTISVEEQEPVEARAFIVAESTKFGVVSDVDDTVMVTALPRPFIAFWNSFVLDEHARLPVPGMAVLLDQLLRQHPGAPMVYLSTGAWNVAPTLWRFLGRHLFPAGSMLLTDWGPTHDRWFRSGREHKLTNLRRLATEFPDVKWLLIGDDGQHDEAIYTQFMEEHPDSIAGVAIRRLLPAEAVLAGGRAEPEPHAADSAPWVSAEDGAGLRDQLGEAGILR; encoded by the coding sequence ATGGCTTCCGCACCCCCGGCGCCCCGGATCCACTGGTTCGCGCGACTCGAGCACCGCCTCCACGTCTGGCGTGAGGGCCGTGCGCGCCGCCGCGGGCGCGTCGCCACGATCCTCCCGTTCCCCGGCTATGGCGGTCCGGGGTGGGTGCGCGTCGTCGGTCGTGTGCTGATCGTCCCGCCGGCGCGGCGCACCCGCGACGGCGAGCCCGCGAGCGTGCGGGGCTGGCGCAGCTTCGTCGGCATCCCGGTCAGTTTCGCCGCGGTGACCGTGCACTTCGGCGACTCCACGCATCAGGTGGTCGCCGATCGCGGAGGAGTCATCGACACCGTGATCCACGCCGACCTCGAAGCCGGGTGGCAGACGTTCACCATCTCGGTCGAGGAGCAGGAGCCGGTGGAGGCTCGGGCGTTCATCGTCGCCGAGAGCACGAAGTTCGGGGTGGTCTCCGATGTCGACGACACGGTCATGGTGACGGCACTCCCCCGCCCGTTCATCGCATTCTGGAACTCGTTCGTCCTCGACGAGCACGCGCGTCTTCCTGTCCCCGGCATGGCGGTGCTGCTCGACCAGCTGCTGCGCCAGCATCCGGGTGCGCCGATGGTGTACCTCTCGACCGGCGCGTGGAACGTGGCGCCGACGCTGTGGCGCTTCCTCGGGCGCCACCTCTTCCCGGCCGGCTCCATGCTGCTCACCGACTGGGGTCCGACCCACGACCGCTGGTTCCGCAGCGGACGCGAGCACAAACTCACCAACCTGCGCCGGTTGGCGACCGAGTTCCCCGACGTGAAGTGGCTGCTCATCGGCGACGACGGACAGCACGACGAGGCCATCTACACGCAGTTCATGGAGGAGCACCCCGACTCCATCGCCGGCGTCGCGATCCGACGGCTGCTGCCGGCCGAGGCCGTGCTCGCCGGTGGTCGCGCCGAACCCGAACCGCACGCCGCGGACTCGGCCCCGTGGGTGAGCGCCGAAGACGGTGCGGGCCTGCGGGATCAGCTCGGCGAGGCCGGCATCCTGCGCTGA
- the leuS gene encoding leucine--tRNA ligase: protein MSENLSFGPADEGTPSAHAIQSKWQKYWAENETFLTGGDDDKRPRRYVLAMFPYPSGDLHMGHAENYLYSDIVARFWRHRGHNVLNPIGWDSFGLPAENAAIRQGADPREWTYTNIAQQKAAFQSYGVSFDWSRVLHTSDPEYYRWNQWLFLKLHERGLAYRKKSAVNWCPNDQTVLANEQVVDGRCERCGYEVVKKKLTQWYFKITDYADRLLDDLNQLEGFWPHKVLQMQRNWIGRSVGADVDFAIEGREEPVTVFSTRPDTLHGATFFVVAPDSDLASELVADAPAEVQERFRTYLEQVQKETDIDRQSTDRPKTGVFLERYAINPVNGEKLPVWAADYVLADYGHGAVMAVPAHDQRDLDFARAFDLPVKVVVDTTAPITGAMPVIEVDDEGVPIDTGEMLDEQNPASTGIALTGEGRMINSGALNGLSKRNAIARAIEQLEASGTGRAAKNYRLRDWLISRQRFWGTPIPMLHAEDGRIIPVAEDQLPVKLPSVEGLDLKPKGASPLGAAEGWVQTVDPETGDPVLRDPDTMDTFVDSSWYFLRFLSPNSDTVAFDPAQAARWAPVDSYIGGVEHAILHLLYARFITKVLFDMGLIDFTEPFSNLINQGMVLLDGAKMSKSKGNLVLFEEELDAYGADALRVGLAFAGPVEDDKDWADVSTTGAQKFLARALRIAGEVSSPVDVVFATGDAALRRATHKLLSEAPALVEQTKFNVLVARLMELVNATRKTIDGSAGATDPAVREAAETIAVMLDLIAPHTAEEMWEMLGHEPSVGLVTWRSADPALLVEDTITAVVQVGGKVRAQLEVSARIGEAELEALARADERVIRSIGDREILKVVVRAPKIVSIVVKG, encoded by the coding sequence TTGTCTGAGAACCTGTCCTTCGGTCCCGCCGACGAGGGGACCCCGTCGGCGCACGCCATCCAGAGCAAATGGCAGAAGTACTGGGCGGAGAACGAGACCTTCCTCACGGGCGGCGATGACGACAAGCGGCCGCGGCGCTATGTGCTGGCGATGTTCCCGTACCCGTCCGGCGACCTGCACATGGGACACGCGGAGAACTACCTCTACTCCGACATCGTGGCGCGTTTCTGGCGCCACCGCGGACACAACGTGCTCAACCCGATCGGCTGGGACTCTTTCGGACTGCCCGCCGAGAACGCGGCCATCCGACAGGGCGCCGACCCGCGCGAGTGGACGTACACCAACATCGCCCAGCAGAAGGCCGCCTTCCAGAGCTACGGCGTGTCCTTCGACTGGTCGCGGGTGCTGCACACCTCCGACCCGGAGTACTACCGCTGGAACCAGTGGCTGTTCCTGAAGCTGCACGAGCGCGGACTGGCCTACCGCAAGAAGAGCGCCGTCAACTGGTGCCCGAACGACCAGACGGTGCTGGCGAACGAGCAGGTCGTCGACGGCCGCTGCGAGCGCTGCGGCTACGAGGTCGTGAAGAAGAAGCTGACCCAGTGGTACTTCAAGATCACGGACTACGCGGATCGCCTGCTCGACGACCTGAACCAGCTCGAGGGCTTCTGGCCGCACAAGGTGCTGCAGATGCAGCGCAACTGGATCGGCCGTTCCGTCGGCGCCGACGTCGACTTCGCGATCGAAGGGCGCGAGGAGCCGGTGACGGTCTTCTCGACGCGCCCCGACACTCTGCACGGCGCCACGTTCTTCGTCGTCGCCCCCGACTCCGATCTGGCGAGCGAGCTGGTGGCGGATGCTCCGGCCGAGGTGCAGGAGCGGTTCCGGACGTACCTGGAACAGGTGCAGAAGGAGACCGACATCGATCGGCAGTCCACCGACCGCCCGAAGACGGGCGTGTTCCTGGAGCGCTACGCGATCAACCCGGTCAACGGCGAGAAGCTGCCGGTCTGGGCTGCGGACTACGTGCTCGCCGACTACGGCCACGGTGCCGTCATGGCCGTGCCGGCGCACGACCAGCGCGACCTCGACTTCGCCCGCGCGTTCGATCTGCCCGTCAAGGTGGTCGTCGACACCACGGCTCCGATCACGGGTGCGATGCCCGTGATCGAAGTGGACGACGAGGGCGTTCCGATCGACACCGGAGAGATGCTCGACGAGCAGAATCCGGCGTCCACCGGTATCGCGCTGACCGGCGAAGGCCGGATGATCAACTCCGGCGCGCTCAACGGACTGTCCAAGCGCAACGCCATCGCTCGCGCGATCGAGCAGCTCGAGGCGTCCGGCACCGGCCGCGCGGCCAAGAACTACCGCCTGCGTGACTGGCTGATCTCGCGCCAGCGCTTCTGGGGCACCCCGATCCCGATGCTGCACGCCGAGGACGGCCGGATCATCCCGGTCGCCGAGGACCAGCTGCCCGTGAAGCTGCCCAGCGTCGAGGGTCTGGACCTCAAGCCGAAGGGCGCGTCGCCGCTCGGCGCCGCCGAGGGCTGGGTGCAGACCGTCGATCCCGAGACCGGCGACCCGGTGCTGCGCGACCCCGACACGATGGACACGTTTGTCGACAGCTCGTGGTACTTCCTGCGCTTCCTGTCGCCGAACAGTGACACCGTCGCGTTCGATCCGGCTCAGGCGGCTCGTTGGGCTCCGGTCGACTCGTACATCGGCGGCGTCGAGCACGCGATCCTGCACCTGCTGTACGCACGTTTCATCACCAAGGTGCTCTTCGACATGGGCCTGATCGACTTCACCGAGCCGTTCTCGAACCTGATCAACCAGGGCATGGTGCTGCTCGACGGCGCGAAGATGTCGAAGAGCAAGGGCAACCTGGTGCTCTTCGAAGAGGAGCTCGACGCGTACGGCGCCGACGCCCTGCGTGTCGGCCTCGCGTTCGCGGGCCCCGTCGAGGACGACAAGGACTGGGCCGACGTCTCGACGACCGGTGCACAGAAGTTCCTGGCGCGGGCCCTGCGCATCGCCGGCGAGGTGTCGAGCCCGGTGGACGTCGTGTTCGCCACGGGTGACGCGGCACTGCGCCGTGCGACGCACAAGCTGCTCTCCGAGGCTCCGGCGCTCGTGGAGCAGACGAAGTTCAACGTGCTCGTCGCCCGCCTGATGGAACTGGTCAACGCGACGCGCAAGACGATCGACGGCTCGGCCGGTGCGACCGACCCCGCCGTGCGCGAGGCTGCCGAGACGATCGCCGTGATGCTCGATCTCATCGCTCCGCACACCGCGGAGGAGATGTGGGAGATGCTCGGTCATGAGCCGTCCGTCGGTCTGGTGACCTGGCGCTCGGCCGATCCGGCTCTGCTCGTCGAGGACACGATCACCGCCGTCGTGCAGGTGGGCGGAAAGGTGCGCGCACAGCTCGAGGTGTCGGCACGCATCGGCGAGGCCGAGCTCGAGGCGCTGGCGCGCGCGGACGAACGGGTCATCCGCTCGATCGGCGACCGGGAGATCCTCAAGGTCGTCGTGCGTGCCCCGAAGATCGTCAGCATCGTCGTCAAGGGCTGA
- a CDS encoding 3-methyladenine DNA glycosylase — MMLTREQWTTREREHHARADALTAEHRERATRAEKHPVWDFLFTYYAYKPAQLRRWHPGAGIELEDAPERLSWRWYSPGSTDGTVVPDAAAFASEKSELAGLVERMLRRTASRPGQFGCFGLHEWAMVYRADEHRHPVPLRLGQAGTDAVVEGHDLRCTHFDAFRFFTPDAVPRNRETLTRDEQPLFEQPGCLHAGMDLYKWAMKLGPLIPGELLLDAFELARDIRLLDMQAAPYDLAAWGVVPVPIETADGKSEYVRRQRGFAERGAALRSALLDAWQGEHVLAGV; from the coding sequence ATGATGCTGACACGCGAGCAGTGGACGACCCGCGAGCGGGAACATCACGCACGCGCCGACGCGCTCACGGCCGAGCATCGCGAACGCGCGACGCGCGCCGAGAAGCATCCCGTCTGGGACTTCCTGTTCACCTACTACGCCTACAAGCCCGCGCAGTTGCGCCGCTGGCACCCCGGGGCGGGCATCGAGCTCGAGGACGCGCCGGAACGCCTCTCCTGGCGCTGGTACTCCCCCGGCTCGACCGACGGTACCGTGGTGCCGGACGCCGCCGCGTTCGCGAGCGAGAAGTCGGAGCTCGCGGGTCTCGTCGAGCGGATGCTGCGCCGCACGGCCTCGCGCCCCGGGCAGTTCGGGTGTTTCGGGTTGCACGAGTGGGCGATGGTCTACCGCGCCGATGAGCACCGGCATCCGGTTCCGCTCCGCCTCGGGCAGGCCGGCACGGACGCCGTCGTGGAGGGGCATGACCTGCGCTGCACCCACTTCGACGCGTTCCGCTTCTTCACGCCCGATGCTGTGCCGCGCAACCGCGAGACGCTGACCCGCGACGAGCAGCCGCTGTTCGAGCAGCCGGGGTGCCTGCACGCGGGCATGGACCTGTACAAGTGGGCTATGAAGCTCGGACCGCTCATCCCCGGCGAGCTGCTGCTCGATGCGTTCGAGCTTGCCCGCGACATCCGTCTGCTCGACATGCAGGCCGCTCCCTACGACCTCGCCGCCTGGGGCGTCGTCCCGGTTCCGATCGAGACCGCCGACGGTAAGAGCGAGTACGTGCGTCGGCAGCGGGGCTTCGCGGAGCGGGGTGCCGCTCTCCGGTCGGCACTGCTGGACGCGTGGCAGGGCGAGCACGTGCTCGCCGGCGTCTGA
- a CDS encoding ComEA family DNA-binding protein encodes MAAPQSPPAPPAPRRRMKLSIGAAIALALVVLSAAVGLGILRGQAAPTESLPLSGAAATSGPSGELYVHVLGAVERPGLYVLELDARLVDAVAAAGGTTDDADLAAVNLARVLADGEQILVPTRGAPADAPGAAPPGDDRVDLNSADQAALEALPRIGPALAERIIAWREENGRFQSVDDLLAVPGIGEKLLEGIRDGARV; translated from the coding sequence ATGGCCGCACCGCAGTCTCCGCCCGCTCCTCCTGCTCCGCGCCGACGGATGAAGTTGAGCATCGGCGCCGCGATCGCGTTGGCCCTGGTGGTGCTCTCCGCCGCCGTCGGTCTCGGCATCCTGCGCGGCCAGGCGGCTCCGACTGAATCGCTGCCGCTGTCGGGTGCCGCCGCGACATCCGGGCCTTCCGGTGAGCTCTACGTGCATGTGCTCGGTGCAGTGGAGCGGCCCGGGCTGTACGTGCTCGAACTCGATGCGCGCCTGGTCGACGCGGTGGCAGCCGCCGGCGGCACGACGGATGATGCAGACCTGGCGGCCGTCAACCTCGCGCGCGTCCTCGCCGATGGAGAGCAGATACTCGTGCCGACGCGTGGGGCGCCGGCTGACGCGCCGGGAGCCGCGCCGCCCGGCGACGACCGCGTCGACCTGAACTCGGCCGATCAGGCGGCCCTGGAGGCCCTCCCGCGCATCGGTCCGGCGTTGGCCGAGCGCATCATCGCCTGGCGCGAGGAGAACGGACGGTTCCAGTCGGTCGATGACCTACTCGCCGTGCCGGGTATTGGCGAGAAGCTGCTGGAGGGGATCCGAGACGGTGCGCGCGTGTGA
- a CDS encoding NAD(P)H-binding protein, translated as MSRIIVFGGHGRIALLLAPLLAARGDEVTGVIRNPDHTAEVEAGGAKALVADVEHLDVDALAEIIRGHDAVVWSAGAGGGSAERTYAVDRDAAERTMDAAQAAGVRRYVMVSWLGSTADHGVPEDDSFFAYADAKWAADEHLRGTDLEGTILAPGTLTFDEPTGRIQIDPDGRGAVARADVAAVIAEALAQPCTIGRTIRFGNGSADSAVTVADALAC; from the coding sequence ATGTCGCGCATCATCGTGTTCGGCGGCCACGGCCGCATCGCCCTGCTTCTCGCCCCGCTCCTCGCCGCTCGCGGAGACGAGGTCACCGGAGTCATCCGCAACCCCGATCACACCGCCGAGGTCGAGGCGGGCGGCGCCAAGGCCCTGGTGGCCGACGTCGAGCATCTCGACGTCGATGCCCTCGCCGAGATCATCCGTGGGCACGACGCCGTCGTGTGGTCCGCCGGTGCCGGCGGCGGGTCCGCGGAGCGCACCTACGCCGTCGACCGCGATGCGGCGGAGCGGACGATGGATGCGGCGCAAGCCGCGGGCGTGCGCCGCTACGTCATGGTCTCGTGGCTCGGCTCGACTGCCGACCACGGGGTGCCGGAGGACGACTCGTTCTTCGCATACGCCGACGCCAAGTGGGCGGCCGACGAGCACCTGCGCGGCACCGACCTGGAGGGCACGATCCTCGCCCCGGGAACCCTCACGTTCGATGAGCCCACCGGCCGCATCCAGATCGATCCGGACGGCCGCGGTGCCGTCGCTCGCGCCGATGTCGCGGCAGTGATCGCCGAAGCCCTCGCGCAGCCGTGCACGATCGGGCGGACGATCCGCTTCGGCAACGGCAGCGCGGATTCCGCGGTCACGGTCGCCGACGCGCTCGCCTGCTGA
- a CDS encoding DUF3592 domain-containing protein: MNPLDTLIWLLNFPVSHGYAMVFIAGFSILGLFAMSARGAVPGGELRAIREREGLLRPEERSRGQLGGSVRRIVFRVLAFVMLGCLVLGILSLSGVPVTRAYIYDNGRPTTATMEGDWVTFTTADGVEYTLESNFFTPAVYPDRDAYLPGGAPVVVRYLPSHPQAFVIDSAQTPR; encoded by the coding sequence ATGAACCCCCTGGACACCCTCATCTGGCTGCTGAACTTCCCCGTCTCGCACGGCTATGCGATGGTCTTCATCGCGGGATTCTCGATCCTCGGCCTGTTCGCGATGTCGGCGCGGGGAGCAGTGCCCGGCGGTGAACTCCGCGCGATCCGCGAGCGGGAGGGGCTGCTGCGCCCCGAGGAGCGTTCGCGCGGGCAGCTGGGGGGCAGCGTTCGTCGCATCGTCTTCCGGGTGCTCGCCTTCGTGATGCTGGGGTGCCTCGTGCTCGGCATCCTCAGCCTGAGCGGTGTACCCGTCACCCGCGCCTACATCTACGACAACGGCCGCCCGACGACGGCGACGATGGAGGGCGACTGGGTGACGTTCACCACGGCGGACGGCGTCGAGTACACGCTCGAGAGCAACTTCTTCACGCCGGCGGTGTACCCGGATCGCGACGCCTATCTGCCCGGCGGCGCGCCGGTCGTGGTGCGCTATCTGCCCTCTCACCCGCAGGCGTTCGTGATCGACAGCGCGCAGACCCCGCGCTGA